The DNA region TAATGAATAATTAAAGATACTATGTAAGCAAACTTTAATTAGAGAAGGacagaaaattaaattttgatGAATTACCTACACCCAGTCAGTCTCCTCAGGGCAGCTTtcatctccttgttcctcaggctgtagataaTTGGATTCATGATTGGTGGCAATATGGAATAGAGAACAGCCACCACAAGATCCAGAGCAGATGGGGAGCTGGACGTGGGTTTCAGGTAGGCAAAGGAGGCAGTGCAAACAAACAAGGAGACCACagtgaggtgaggaaggcaggtggagaaggctttatgccggccctgctcagaggggatcctgagcactgatttgaagatctgaacatatgacacaatGATAAAAACAAAGCAGCCTAAGACTAAACACACAGTAAAGGCAAGAACCCCAACTTCACTCAGATATGGGTCAGAGCAGGTGAGCTTCAgcagctgggggatttcacagaagaactgaccGACCATGTTGCCTCCACAGAAGGTCAATGCAAATGTGTTCCCAGTGTGTAGCACAGAGTAGAGAATCCCACTCATCCAGGCACCAACAGCCAGTAAGACACAAGCTCTCCTGTTCATCATTTCCTCATAttgcagtggttggcagatggcgaCATATCGGTCGTACGCCATGACAGTGAGAAGGGAAAAATCTGCTCCCAgcaagaagaggaggaaaaatacTTGGGCAACACATCCAGCATAGGAAATAGACTTGGTGTTCATGAGGGAGTTGGCCATGGATTTGAGAACggtgacagagatggagccaagGTCTAGGACGGacagattcatcaggaagaagtacatgggggtgtgaaggtggtggTCGAAGGCTAGGACCATGAAGATAAGAATATTCCCCACCAGGGCTGCCAGGTAAATCAGTAGAAACACcacaaagtgcaaaatctgcagctcctgaaaatcagagaatcccaggagaaggaactcggtCACAGTGGTTCGGTTGGGCATTTTCTTTCTCAGGACATCATATTCTGGTTGCAGAGGGAGGGACAAGAGCAAGGGCCTGGATTAGATCAGTTAAATAACTCTCCTTTTGTGAAAACCACCTTCATTTCCTTCAGTCAGACCCTTAGCTTGTGAAGATTGGTGTAATATGGGAATGAGGATAGGGAAAACAGCCCCACTgattccagtggagttactcctaatttacactggGGTGAGAGAAAGTAGAATCAGCTCATTGGACTACagtgcagttactcctgatttacaccagggtgatgGAGTGGAGAATTAGGAACTAGTCCTTTTGATATGTTTGTATACCTCTGTCACCCAGATGTGCGCGAACACTGGATAACATTGTATAAATGTTACTATCCTTGGTTTACCAAGGGGAATCGGGGTTCTGGCTGGCCTGATTCTGCTATCAGCGCACTGCTGCGAATGTGTGGTAATATCACTGCATAA from Malaclemys terrapin pileata isolate rMalTer1 chromosome 13, rMalTer1.hap1, whole genome shotgun sequence includes:
- the LOC128848046 gene encoding olfactory receptor 14A16-like — its product is MPNRTTVTEFLLLGFSDFQELQILHFVVFLLIYLAALVGNILIFMVLAFDHHLHTPMYFFLMNLSVLDLGSISVTVLKSMANSLMNTKSISYAGCVAQVFFLLFLLGADFSLLTVMAYDRYVAICQPLQYEEMMNRRACVLLAVGAWMSGILYSVLHTGNTFALTFCGGNMVGQFFCEIPQLLKLTCSDPYLSEVGVLAFTVCLVLGCFVFIIVSYVQIFKSVLRIPSEQGRHKAFSTCLPHLTVVSLFVCTASFAYLKPTSSSPSALDLVVAVLYSILPPIMNPIIYSLRNKEMKAALRRLTGCR